A single Candidatus Thalassolituus haligoni DNA region contains:
- a CDS encoding outer membrane lipoprotein carrier protein LolA, giving the protein MIRSPRMLACLVLLGAIATSHSQAQSLSQADLARILTPTDELQGQFEQDKYLTILPRPLHSSGQFHYQRQQGLEWIIEQPIASKVMISEHGISQTQGGEVVWQSDANSAQTATVANLLAAIFAGDLATLQATFAITGIQVSETNGWDLQLTPKSDVLMSFFSRIDMTGTTHLQGLTLHEPKGDRTEIRLEVSGDASAAE; this is encoded by the coding sequence ATGATTCGTTCGCCTCGCATGCTGGCCTGCCTGGTGCTGCTGGGTGCCATCGCCACCAGTCACAGCCAGGCGCAATCGCTCAGCCAGGCCGACCTTGCCCGTATTCTGACACCCACCGATGAATTGCAGGGCCAGTTTGAGCAGGACAAATACCTGACCATTCTGCCGCGCCCATTACACTCCAGTGGCCAGTTCCACTATCAGCGCCAGCAAGGTCTTGAATGGATAATCGAACAACCGATAGCCAGCAAAGTGATGATCAGCGAGCACGGTATCTCCCAAACCCAGGGTGGTGAAGTGGTCTGGCAAAGTGATGCCAACAGCGCCCAGACGGCCACCGTAGCCAACCTGCTGGCGGCGATTTTTGCCGGTGATCTGGCCACCTTGCAAGCCACCTTTGCCATCACGGGTATCCAGGTCAGCGAAACCAATGGCTGGGATTTACAGCTGACCCCCAAAAGCGATGTCTTGATGTCGTTTTTTTCCCGCATCGATATGACCGGCACCACCCACCTGCAAGGTCTGACCTTGCACGAGCCAAAAGGCGACCGGACCGAAATCCGCCTGGAGGTCAGCGGCGATGCCAGCGCAGCTGAATAA
- a CDS encoding acyl-CoA thioesterase produces MIRAAVDIQVPFHDVDMMNVVWHGHYAKYLEIARCALLDKIGYNYTEMKASGYAWPVIDLHIRYPGPACFDETITVTATLTEWVNCLKIGYEIRNKASGKRLTKATTTMVAVDIATQTMCFESPQVMIDKVTAHL; encoded by the coding sequence ATGATCCGTGCTGCCGTTGATATTCAGGTGCCGTTCCACGACGTCGATATGATGAACGTGGTCTGGCACGGCCATTACGCCAAGTATCTGGAAATTGCCCGTTGTGCGCTGCTCGACAAGATCGGCTACAACTACACCGAAATGAAAGCCTCCGGCTACGCCTGGCCGGTGATCGACCTGCATATTCGCTACCCTGGCCCGGCCTGCTTTGACGAAACCATCACGGTCACTGCAACGCTGACCGAGTGGGTCAACTGCCTCAAGATTGGTTATGAAATCCGCAATAAAGCCAGTGGCAAACGCCTGACCAAAGCCACCACCACCATGGTGGCCGTCGATATCGCGACCCAAACCATGTGTTTTGAATCTCCTCAGGTCATGATCGACAAGGTAACCGCCCACTTATGA
- the hutH gene encoding histidine ammonia-lyase, giving the protein MVTFNGSRLTIENICAIARQNSPVELDQALEFRQRIQRGSQFLDRLLAEDGEIYGVTTGYGDSCTVTIPPELVAELPRHLYTFHGCGMGAILPLESGRAVLATRLASLCRGFSGVSIELLEQLERLLHNDIVPLISEEGSVGASGDLTPLSYVAAVLCGEREVYYQGEVRPTAEVFAERAIQPLTLRPKEGLAIMNGTAVMTALACQAFSRARYLEAVATRITALATIAAKGNAHHYNDILFSAKPHPGPQKVARWLRGDLEAGTPPRNPDRLQDRYSLRCAPHVIGVLSETLDWNRSLIENELNSANDNPIIDGDNELVLHGGHFYGGHIAMAMDTLKTAVANIADLLDRQLAMLVDTKFNHGLPANLSGAKGPRQAISHGFKAVQIGVSAWTAEALKHTMPASVFSRSTECHNQDKVSMGTIAARDCLRVLQLTEQAAAACLIAAVQGLELRIRAGEVNTDSLSASISATIDAVRSVSPLLLEDRALEQELRDMVCALQQQRWPLYESRS; this is encoded by the coding sequence ATGGTTACCTTTAATGGCTCACGCCTGACGATTGAAAACATCTGTGCTATTGCCCGGCAAAACAGCCCGGTCGAGCTGGATCAGGCGCTGGAATTCCGCCAGCGGATCCAGCGTGGCAGCCAGTTCCTCGACCGGCTGCTGGCCGAAGACGGTGAAATTTACGGGGTCACCACCGGTTATGGCGACAGCTGTACTGTCACGATTCCACCGGAGCTGGTGGCCGAGCTGCCCAGACACCTGTACACCTTTCACGGCTGTGGCATGGGCGCGATACTGCCGCTTGAAAGCGGTCGGGCGGTACTGGCAACCCGGCTGGCATCCCTGTGCCGGGGCTTTTCAGGAGTATCCATTGAGCTGCTGGAGCAACTCGAACGGCTGTTACACAATGACATTGTGCCGCTGATTTCGGAAGAAGGTTCCGTCGGTGCCAGCGGCGACCTGACGCCGTTGTCCTACGTAGCGGCAGTCCTCTGTGGCGAACGTGAAGTCTATTATCAGGGCGAAGTACGACCAACCGCCGAGGTATTTGCCGAACGGGCTATCCAGCCGCTGACATTACGGCCGAAAGAAGGTCTGGCGATTATGAACGGCACCGCCGTCATGACCGCCCTGGCCTGTCAGGCGTTCAGTCGTGCCCGTTATCTGGAAGCCGTGGCGACGCGGATTACCGCGCTGGCGACCATTGCCGCCAAAGGCAACGCCCACCATTACAATGACATTCTGTTCAGCGCCAAGCCTCACCCTGGCCCGCAAAAGGTCGCCCGCTGGCTACGGGGCGATCTGGAAGCCGGTACGCCACCCCGCAACCCGGATCGCCTGCAAGACCGTTACTCGCTGCGCTGTGCCCCGCACGTGATTGGCGTGTTAAGCGAGACTCTGGACTGGAACCGCAGCCTGATCGAAAACGAGCTCAACAGCGCCAACGACAACCCCATCATTGACGGCGACAACGAGCTGGTATTACACGGCGGCCACTTCTACGGTGGCCATATCGCCATGGCGATGGACACCCTCAAAACCGCCGTCGCCAATATTGCCGATTTGCTCGACCGTCAATTGGCAATGCTGGTCGATACCAAGTTTAACCACGGTTTGCCTGCCAATCTGTCCGGTGCGAAAGGCCCACGCCAGGCCATCAGCCACGGCTTCAAGGCGGTGCAAATTGGTGTCTCCGCCTGGACCGCCGAAGCACTCAAGCACACCATGCCGGCCAGCGTGTTCTCACGCTCGACCGAATGCCATAACCAGGACAAGGTCAGCATGGGCACCATCGCCGCGCGCGACTGCCTGCGGGTATTACAGCTGACCGAGCAAGCGGCGGCAGCCTGTTTGATCGCTGCCGTACAGGGGCTGGAATTGCGTATTCGGGCTGGAGAGGTCAACACAGACAGCCTGTCTGCCAGTATCAGCGCGACGATAGATGCCGTACGCTCAGTCAGTCCCTTGCTGCTGGAAGACCGCGCACTGGAACAGGAACTGCGCGACATGGTATGCGCCCTGCAACAACAGCGCTGGCCGCTGTACGAGAGTCGCTCATGA